A section of the Chlorocebus sabaeus isolate Y175 chromosome 17, mChlSab1.0.hap1, whole genome shotgun sequence genome encodes:
- the LOC140708846 gene encoding putative olfactory receptor 2W6, whose product METSNGSSGTDFILLGFSDRPQLEHVISVVIFIVYIVTLVGNMTIILASYLDAQLHTPMYFFLSNLSFLDLCYTTSIIPQMLATQWGPKKSITYGGCVLQFFFVLDLGATEYLLLAVMAYDRYAAVCQPLHYTLIMHPQLCQEMVFTAWLSGLASALIVCSLTLKLPRCGHWEVNNFFCEMPALIKMACVYSKVIEIVVFALGVVFLFVPLSLILISYGVITQAVMRIKSATRWQKVLNTCGSHLTVVILFYGTIIYIYMKPQNTISQDEGKFFTLFYTIITPGLNPPIYTLRNKDVKSALRRILWMKKCSAKS is encoded by the coding sequence ATGGAAACAAGCAATGGAAGTTCTGGAACAGATTTCATCCTTCTAGGGTTTTCTGATCGACCCCAATTAGAGCACGTCATCTCAGTGGTTATCTTCATCGTCTATATTGTGACTCTGGTAGGAAATATGACCATCATTCTTGCATCTTATCTAGACGCCCAGCTCCATACCCCCATGTATTTTTTCTTATCCAATTTGTCCTTTTTGGACCTTTGTTATACAACTAGCATTATCCCCCAGATGCTGGCAACTCAATGGGGTCCAAAAAAATCTATTACTTATGGAGGGTGTGTGCTCCAATTCTTCTTTGTCCTTGACTTGGGAGCCACAGAATATCTCCTATTGGCTGTGATGGCCTATGATCGTTATGCTGCTGTCTGTCAACCTCTTCACTACACCTTAATAATGCACCCTCAGCTTTGCCAGGAAATGGTGTTCACTGCCTGGTTGAGTGGTCTTGCCAGTGCCTTAATTGTTTGCTCCTTGACTTTGAAGTTGCCAAGATGTGGGCACTGGGAAGTGAATAATTTTTTCTGTGAGATGCCAGCATTGATCAAGATGGCTTGTGTCTATTCAAAAGTAATTGAGATTGTTGTCTTTGCTCTTGGAGTGGTATTTCTTTTCGTACCTCTATCACTAATTCTTATCTCATATGGAGTTATCACTCAAGCTGTAATGAGGATCAAGTCAGCAACAAGGTGGCAAAAGGTCCTTAATACATGTGGCTCCCACCTCACAGTAGTAATTCTGTTTTATGGAACaatcatttatatatacatgaagCCACAGAATACCATATCCCAAGATGAAGGGAAGTTCTTCACTCTCTTTTACACAATCATCACACCCGGCCTTAACCCTCCGATCTACACTTTACGAAACAAAGATGTAAAGAGTGCACTGAGGAGAATACTGTggatgaaaaaatgttcagcaaaaTCATGA
- the LOC103221903 gene encoding olfactory receptor 2W1 produces the protein MDQRNYSSLHGFILLGFSDHPKMAMILSGVVTIFYLITLVGNTAIILASLLDSQLHTPMYFFLRNLSFLDLCFTTSIIPQMLVNLWGPDKTISYVGCIIQLYVYMWLGSIECLLLAVMSYDRFTAICKPLHYFVIMNPHLCLKMIIMVWSISMANSVVLCTLTLNLPTCGNNRLDHFLCELPALVKIACVDTTTVEMSVFTLGIIIVLTPLILILISYGYIAKAVLRMKSKIGQRKAMNTCGSHLTVVSIFYGTIIYMYLQPGNSASKDQGKFLTLFYTIITPSLNPLIYTLRNKDMKDALKKLMRLHHKSTKIKRNCKS, from the coding sequence ATGGACCAAAGAAATTATAGTTCTTTACATGGTTTTATTCTGCTTGGCTTCTCTGACCATCCAAAAATGGCGATGATCCTGTCAGGAGTTGTCACCATCTTCTACTTAATTACATTGGTGGGTAACACAGCCATCATTCTCGCATCTCTCCTGGATTCCCAGCTTCATACACCAATGTACTTTTTCCTCAGAAATTTATCTTTCCTAGATCTATGTTTCACAACCAGCATCATCCCTCAGATGCTGGTCAACTTGTGGGGACCTGATAAGACCATCAGTTATGTGGGCTGTATCATCCAACTCTATGTTTACATGTGGTTGGGCTCAATTGAGTGCCTTCTCCTGGCTGTTATGTCCTATGATCGTTTTACAGCTATATGTAAGCCTTTGCATTATTTTGTAATCATGAACCCACATCTATGTCTAAAGATGATTATCATGGTCTGGAGTATTAGTATGGCCAATTCTGTAGTACTGTGTACACTCACTCTGAATTTGCCCACATGTGGAAACAACCGTCTGGATCATTTCTTGTGTGAGTTGCCAGCTCTGGTCAAGATAGCTTGTGTAGACACCACAACAGTTGAAATGTCTGTTTTCACTTTAGGCATTATAATTGTCCTCACACCTCTCATCCTTATTCTTATATCCTATGGCTACATTGCCAAAGCTGTGCTGAGAATGAAGTCAAAAATAGGCCAGAGAAAAGCAATGAATACCTGTGGATCTCATCTTACTGTAGTGTCTATATTCTATGGAACTATTATCTACATGTACCTGCAACCAGGTAACAGTGCTTCCAAAGACCAGGGCAAGTTCCTTACCCTCTTTTACACCATCATCACTCCAAGTCTCAACCCGCTCATTTACACCTTAAGAAATAAGGACATGAAGGATGCCCTGAAGAAACTGATGAGATTGCACCacaaatctacaaaaataaagagaaattgcAAGTCATAG